The DNA segment TTTTAGGAGTAAAGAAATATCTTCCTTCAAAAGGAGTATATGCATCTTTATTATCGGGTGCAATATCCGATATATAAGCAAAATCTGCTCTTTCGTTCATTAATTTAATGATATCTGCCTCGTGAATAACTTCTTTACGAGCAGTATTCACTAAAACGGCATTTTTAGGCATCTTACGTAATAAGTCGTAATTGATGGATTCTTTGGTTTGAGGAGTAGCAGGAATATGCAAGGATACATACTGACATGTGGCATATAATTCTTCAACAGAAGCTAGAGGAGTTACCCCATCTGCCTTAATTTTTTCAGCATCCACAAATGGGTCAAAAGCATATACCTCCATTCCTATTCCTTGAGCAATTTTGGCAACATATAAACCTACGTTACCATAGGCATGAATACCGATTTTTTTTCCTCTAAGTTCGGTTCCTGCCGTACCATTATAAGCATTTCTAGCCATAGAAATCATCATACCAAAAGCTAACTCCGCAACAGCATTAGAGTTTTGTCCCGGTGTATTCATTGCTACAATGCCTTTTGATGTACACGCTTCGAGATCAAGATTATCGTAACCGGCACCAGCTCTAACAACTATTTTAAGTTCTTTTGCTGCTTCTATTACTTCAGCAGTAACTTTGTCGGAACGAACAATCAGTGCTGAAGCATCCTTTACAGCTTCTAAAAGTTCGGATTTATCGGTGTATTTTTCAAG comes from the Saccharicrinis fermentans DSM 9555 = JCM 21142 genome and includes:
- a CDS encoding 3-phosphoglycerate dehydrogenase, producing MSKVLVATEKPFAKAAVDQIKAVVTKAGFDFALLEKYTDKSELLEAVKDASALIVRSDKVTAEVIEAAKELKIVVRAGAGYDNLDLEACTSKGIVAMNTPGQNSNAVAELAFGMMISMARNAYNGTAGTELRGKKIGIHAYGNVGLYVAKIAQGIGMEVYAFDPFVDAEKIKADGVTPLASVEELYATCQYVSLHIPATPQTKESINYDLLRKMPKNAVLVNTARKEVIHEADIIKLMNERADFAYISDIAPDNKDAYTPFEGRYFFTPKKMGAQTAEANINAGVAAAEQIVDYIKNGNTTYKVNK